TTCGCGGAGCTCTCGGGCGGCGCGCCGATCGCGTCGCCCGACGAGGTGCCGCTGTCGACCCTCCTCCCGTCCTACATGATCAGCGAGCTCCGCACGGCGTTCGAGATCGGCTTCATGCTGTTCCTGCCCTTCCTCGTGATCGATCTCGTGATCGCGTCGATGCTGATCTCGATGGGCATGATCGTGCTGCCGCCCGTCGTCATCTCGTTCCCGTTCAAGATCATGCTCTTCGTCCTGCTCGACGGCTGGCACCTGCTCGTGCGCTCGCTGATGAGCGGGATCGTCTAGGGGGGCGCGATGTCGGTCGAGCACGTCGGACTCCTGCTGCAGGACACGGTGCAGACGACGCTCTGGGTGTCGTCGCCGATCCTCGTCGCCGCGGTCGTCGTCGGCCTCGTGATCTCGATCCTGCAGGCGGCGACGCAGGTGAACGAGCAGACGCTCACCTTCGTGCCGAAGATCGTGATCGTGCTCGCGCTGTTCACGGTGCTCTTCCCGTGGATCATGCAGAACGTGATCGAGCTGTCGCTGCGGATCTTCGCGGAGATCGCCGCGGTCGGAGGCGGCCCCGCATGACGGTGCTCGACCTCTGGAACGACCCCGCGGTGACCGTGCTCGCGACGATGCGCGGGCTCGCCCTGCTCGTCGCAGGCCCCGTCTTCGGGCACCCGGCGCTGCCGATGCGCGTGCGCGTCGCGTTCGCGATGGGGCTCGCGCTCGCGCTCGCGCCGCCGGGTCTCGAGGCGTTCCGGGGCATCGAGCCGGGGCTCGCGCTCGCGGAGATGGTCGCGGGCGAGCTGCTCGTCGGCCTCTGCATGGGCTTCGCCCTGAACCTCGTGTTCGCGGGCATCGCGCTGCTCGGCGAAGTGATCGCGCTGCAGGGCGGGCTCGGCGCGGCGACCGCGCTCGACCCGACGAGCAACGCGTCGTCGGCCGCGCTCTCGGGCCTGTTCCAGCTGGTCGCGCTGCTGATCTTCCTCGGCATCGACGGTCACCACGCGATGCTGCGCCTCGGGCGCGCCTCGTTCGACGCGATTCCGCTCGGCGCCGCGGGCCTCTCCTCGCTCGACTTCGCGGCGCTCTTCGGGCTCGGATCCTTCGTGTTCGAGCTCGCCGTGCGGCTCGCCGCGCCGATCACGGTCGCGATGTTCGCCGCCAACGTGGGCGTCGCGCTGCTCGGGCGCGCGCTCCCGCAGCTCAACCTGATGACGTTGCAGCTCCCCGCGCTCGTCGGCGTCGCCTTCCTGCTGCTCGGCCTCGGCGCGGGCGAGCTCTCGCACTGGATCGCAGGCGCGCTCTCGCAGTGGCCGGTGCGCGTGGGCGCGACGATGGGAATCGGAGGCTGAGATGGCCGAGGCCGACGGCGCGGAACGCACCGAGCCCGCGACGCAGAAGCGGCGCGACCAGGCGCGCAAGCGCGGAGAGGTCGCACAGAGTCGCGACCTGAGCGGCGCGATCCTGCTCGGCGCGGGCTTCCTGCTGATCGGCTCGGGCGCGGGCGAGGGCCTGCTCGCCGCCGTCGGCACGCTCGCGTCGGCCTCGTGGTCGGGCGCGTGGATCCGTCCCGGAAGCCTGCTCGACTATCACGCGGTGCTGCTCGAGGCGACGCGGAGCATCGGCCTCGCCGCGCTTCCGCTCGCGGGTGGCCTCCTGCTCGTGGGGGTGCTCGCGCCGCTCGTGCAGACGGGCCCGATGCTCGCGCCCGAGGCGCTCGAGATGCGCTGGAGCAAGCTCGACCCGCTGAGCGGCATGCGTCGCCTCGTCTCCGGCGACCGCCTGTTCGACCTCGCGAAGTCGCTCGTCAAGCTCGCCGTGATCGGCGCGATCGTGTGGCGCACGGTCGAGCCGAGCGTCGACGAGGTGCTCGCGATGGGGGCGGCGCCGCTCCCGACCGTGCTCGCCGCACACGTCGACCTCGGTCGCCGCATCACCGCCGCCGCGCTCGCGGCGCTCTTCGCGCTCGGCCTGATCGACTTCGCGTACACGCGCTGGCGGCACGAAGAGAAGCTCAAGATGACGCGCCAGGAAGTGCGCGACGAGATGCGCCAGAGCGAGGGGAGCCCCGAGACCCGCATGCGCGTGCGCGCCGCGCAGCGCGAGCTCTCGCAGGCGCGCATGCTCGCCGCGGTCGCCGACGCGAACGTGATCGTCCGCAACCCGACGCACTTCGCGGTGGCGCTCAAGTACGACCGCGGTCGCATGGCGGCGCCGGTCGTCGTCGCGAAGGGCCGCAACAAGGTGGCGCTGCGCATCATCGCGGCGGGCGAGCGCCACGGCGTTCCGATCGTCGAGAACCGACCGATCGCGCGCCTGCTGTACCAGACGGTCGAGCTCGGCCGCGAGATCCCGGAGAGCCTCTACGAGGTCGTGGCCGAGATCCTCGCCACCGTGATGCGCGCGGACCGCCGCTACGCCTCGCTCCTGCGGAGCCCGGCCGGAGGCGCCGCCCGATGACGCGCATGCGCTCCGAGATCGCGCTCGCCGCCGCGCTGCTGTGGATCCTCGCGCTGATGGTCGTGCCGCTTCCGGCGGTCGTCGTCGACCTGATGCTCGCCGTGTCGCTCACGATGGGCATCGTCACGCTGCTGCTCGCGCTCTACACCGAGCGGCCCCTCGACTTCTCGGTGTTCCCGTCGCTGCTGCTCATCCTCACGCTGATGCGGCTCGGGCTGAACGTCGCGAGCACGCGCCTCATCCTGCTGCGCGGGGCCGACGGCCCCGACGCGGCCGGTCACGTGATCCAGGCCTTCGGCACGTTCACGGTCGGCGGCAACCTGCTCGTCGGCGCCGTCATCTTCGCGATCTTCATCGTGATCAACTTCGTCGTGATCACGAAGGGCGCGGGCCGCATCGCGGAGGTCGTCGCGCGCTTCACCCTCGACTCGATGCCGGGCAAGCAGATGGCGATCGACGCCGACCTCAACCAGGGCGTGATCGACGACGTGCAGGCCGCGAAGCGCCGCCGCGACGTGCAGCGCGAGGCCGACTTCTACGGCGCGATGGACGGCGCCAGCAAGTTCGTGCGCGGCGACGCGATCGCGGGCTTCGTCATCCTGATCGTGAACATCGTGGGCGGACTCGCGATCGGCGTCGGTCAGGAGGGGATGGACTTCGCGGGCGCGCTCGAGACGTACGCGACGCTCACGATCGGCGACGGCCTCGTGACGCAGATTCCGGCGCTCGTGATCTCGACCGCGGCCGGCATCGTGGTCAGCCGCGCGGCCGCGGGCGAGTCGCTTCCCGAGCAGATCCAGGAGCAGCTGTTCCTGCAGCCGCGCGCGCTCGGCGTCGCGTCGGGCATCCTGGGCGTGCTCGCGCTCGTTCCCGGGCTCCCGACCGTGCCCTTCGCGGCGCTCGCGGGTGGCTGTCTGTGGCTCGCCCGCTCGGTGGGGCGTCGCCAGGAAGAGGCGGCCCGGGCGGAGGACGAGGCGCGACAGGCGCCGAAGCCGCCGGACGAGGAGGGCGACATCCGCCGCGCGCTCGAGCTCGACGACCTCGAGCTCGAGGTCGGCTACGGGCTCGTTCCGCTCGTCGATCCCGCGAAGGGCGGCGAGCTGCTGGGCCGCATCCGCGCGCTCCGCCGCAAGCTCGTCGAGGAGCTCGGCTTCGTCGTCCCGCTCGTGCACATCCGCGACAACCTCCGGCTCGAGCCGGGCGGCTACGCGATCGTGCTTCGCGGCGCGCGCATCGCCCACGGCCTCGCGCCGCCCGGCCACTCGCTGGCCTTCGGGCAGGACGGCTCGCTGCCGCCGTTCCCGGGCGTCGACGGCGTGGATCCGGCCTTCGGGCTTCCCGCGCGGTGGATCCACGACCGCGACCGCGAGCGCGCCACGCAGGCGGGCTTCGCCGTGGTCGACGCCTCGACCGCGATCGCCACGCACCTCGCCGAGGTCGTGCGCACGCACGCGCCCGAGCTGCTGACCCGCGCGCAGGTGCGCGAGCTCGTCGACCAGCTCGCCGTGCGGATGCCGAAGGTCGTGGACGAGCTCGTGCCCGGCGTCGTGTCGCTGACGGCGCTGCACCGCACGCTGCGCTCGCTGCTCGCCGACCGCATCTCGATCCGCGATCTCGCGACCATCCTCGAGACGCTCGCCGAGTACGTGGAGAAGATCCACGACCCGGATCTGCTCACGGACCTCGTGCGCGAGCGGCTCGCGCGCACCGTGACGCGCGCGCATCTCTCCGACGACAACACGCTCGACGTGATCACGCTCGCGCCCGACCTCGAGGAGCGGCTGCGCAGCGGCGTCAAGCGGACCGAGGGGGGCTCCGTCCTGTCCGTCGACCCCGACACGCTGCAGCGGCTCGTGAAGGAGTTCGAGAGCGTGGTCGCGCGAGCGCGCGGAGAGCGCGGCGGCGCGCTGCCCGTCGTGCTGAGCTCGCAGGCGATCCGCGCGCCGCTGCGCCAGCTGCTCGCGCGTCTCGACCCGCGGCTCGTCGTGATCGCGCACAACGAGCTGCCGCCGGACGTGCGCGTCGTCGGCCACGGCGTCGTGGGGGTGGCCCGTGCACATTAAGCGCTTCGAAGGACGCACGGTCGACGAGGCGCTCGCGCGCGTGCGCGCGGAGTTCGGGCCGGACGCGCTCATCCTGTCCACGCAGCACAAGCGCCGCGACGAGGGCGTCTTCGGCTGGCTCGGGCGCGCGTCGGTCGAGGTGACCGCCGCCGTCGATCGCGAGCACCGCAAGCCCGAAGCGCATGCGGCGCGGGCGGTGGCGCCGGCCGCGCGCACGGGCGCCGCCGCGGGCGGTGCGCACGACTCGTGGCGCGCGCTCTCGGTGACGCGCGCGCTCGTCGACCCGCTCGAGCGCGAGGTGCGCGACCTGCGCCGGAGCGTCGATCGGATGTCGCGCCTCGCCGCGAGCGAGGACGAGCTGCGACGCGGCATCGCGGACGTGCGGCGCGTGCTCGAGGCGCGCGGCGCCGGTGGCGCGCGCGCAGGCGCGGCGCGCACGCCGACCGAACGCATCGCCGCCGACCTCGAGTCGCGCGGCCTCGACGCCGTGCATGCGCTGCGCATCGCCGCCGACGTCGAGCTCGAACGCCGCGAGGGAGAGAGCGACCTGCGCTGTGCGAGGCGACTCCTGCTGCGCGAGCTCGACGCGAAGCTCGTGCCGGCGCGACCGGCCGCGCGCGGCGCGGCCGCGCTCTTCGTCGGGCCGCCCGGGAGCGGGAAGACGACGAGCCTCGCGAAGCTCGCCGGGCAGGAGATCGAGACCGAGACGCCGAGCGTCGTGCTCTCGCTCGACGCGTGGCGGGAGGGCGGCGACGCGGCGCTGCGGCGGCTCGCGCGCGAGCACGAGCTCGCGTTCGAGTCCGTGCTGTCGCCGGCCGACCTCGCGCGACGCGTCGCCGATCTCGGCGAGCGGCGCGCGCTCGTCGACACGCCGGGCCGCGGTCGCGGCGATGCCGGCGCGATGCCCGAGCTCGTCGCGTGTCGCGAGGCGCTCGGCAAGCGGGCGTGGGTGGTGCTCGTCGTCTCGGCGACCACGAAGGCCGCCGACCTGCGCGCGCAGGTCGCGCGGTTCGCGGAGCTGCGCCCGCGCGCGCTCGTCGTGACGGGGATCGACGAGACCGACGACCTCGCGAACGTCCTCAACGTCGTGCTCGACGACGCGACGCCGCCGCTCGCGTGGGTGGGCACGGGCCAGCGCGTTCCCGAGGATCTCGAGATCCCGACGCCCGAGTGGCTCATGGGCGCGCTCGCGACGCGCGCGCGGGCCCGGTCGTGAGCGCGGCGGAGCGCTTCGACGCGCGCGGCGCGGGCGTCGCGCTGCCGAACGGGCTCGCGGTGCTGAGCGGGAAGGGCGGCGTCGGGAAGACGAACCTCGTCGCGAACCTCGCGGTCGCCGCGGGTGCGCTCGGCGGTCGCGTGCTCGTCGTCGACGGCGACCTCGGGCTCGCGAACGTCGACGTGCTGCTCGGGCTGACGCCGCATCTCGATCTCGAGCGCCTCGAGGGGAGGCCGCTCGCGGACGCGATCGTCGAAGGGCCGCGCGGCATCCACGTGCTCCCGGCGAGCTCCGGGAGTGCGCGACTCGCGGCGCTCGGCCCGCGCGACCATGCGCGCCTGGTGGAGGCGCTGTCCGCGCTCGCGCCGCGCTACGACCTCGCGCTCGTCGACTGCGGGCCCGGCATCGGTGCGACGGCACTCGGCTTCGCGACGGCGTGCGCGCGCGCGTGGGTCGTGACGAACGCGGAGCCGACGAGCCTGGCGGACGCCTACGCGACCGTGAAGGTGCTCGCGCAGGCGCGGCCCGCGCCGCGCACGGAGCTCCTCGTCAACGACGCGGCGAGCGACCGCGAGGCGCGCGAGACGCACGCGCAGCTCGAGCGGATGGCGCTGCGCTTCCTGGGCGTCGAGCTCGGCTTCGCGGGCGCCGTCCCCCGCGATGCGCGGCTCGCCGAGGCGGTCGCGCGGCAGCGCGCGGTCGTCGAGCTGCATCCGTCCGCGCCGTCGTCGCGGCGGCTGATCGATCGCGCGCACGCGCTGCTCGTCGCTGCGCGCGCGCCCGCGCGGGCCGCGGCCGCGCCACCGCCGCCGCCTGCCTGACGTCGAGCGGGCGGGCAGGGTGCCGCGCCGGCGTGCCGGTCGCGGCGAGGAGGTGTCATGAGCTTCACCTCGGAGATCCGCCCTCCCGATCGTCCGCTGCGCCCCGGACAGGCGCCGCGCGAACGCGCGGGGCGTCGCCCGCGCAAGCGCCGCTCGAGCGACGAAGAGGGCGCGCCCCGCGACGACGTCCGCGACGCGCCCGCCGAGCGCGTGCCGGAAGGCGGCGCGCCCGACGCCGTCGATCGCGACGGCGATCCCGCCCCGGCGCCGGACGACGGCGCGGCCGACGACGAGCGCGGCCACCGCATCGACATCCGCATCTAGGGCCGCGCGCGTTTCGTTCTGCAAGGGCGCGAACGCGCAGGCTGGAAGGATCGGGACATCGCGCGCGCGAAGGGCGTCGCGAGCGCGCGCGTCGGCGCGGGCGCGACCCGGATCTTCCCTCCGTGCTTGGCACATGCGTTGCACAAGGGAAGCGCCGCGAGATCGCGTCGCGCTCGGTGCACGCGCCGCGGGAGGGGGAGCGATGGCGGATGATCTGTACGTCGCGGTCGCGGGCGCCGTCGGTCGGCTCCAGCAGCTCGACCAGACGGCGAACAACCTCGCGAACGCCGACACGATCGGCTTCAAGCGGCTGCGGTCGGCCTTCAGCGCGGCGCTCGAGGCCGCGGCTCGCGACCTCGAGGGCGAGCGCATCGCGGGCGCCGGCGCGTCCGTGTTCGCCGTCGACGGAGCGCCCGCGATCGACCTGCGACCCGGCCCGGTCGACGCGACGGGACGCGGGCTCGACGCGGCGATCGACGGGCCCGGCTACTTCGTGCTGCAGGCGCCCGACGGCCCGCTCTAC
This region of Myxococcota bacterium genomic DNA includes:
- a CDS encoding flagellar biosynthetic protein FliQ, translated to MSVEHVGLLLQDTVQTTLWVSSPILVAAVVVGLVISILQAATQVNEQTLTFVPKIVIVLALFTVLFPWIMQNVIELSLRIFAEIAAVGGGPA
- a CDS encoding flagellar biosynthetic protein FliR is translated as MTVLDLWNDPAVTVLATMRGLALLVAGPVFGHPALPMRVRVAFAMGLALALAPPGLEAFRGIEPGLALAEMVAGELLVGLCMGFALNLVFAGIALLGEVIALQGGLGAATALDPTSNASSAALSGLFQLVALLIFLGIDGHHAMLRLGRASFDAIPLGAAGLSSLDFAALFGLGSFVFELAVRLAAPITVAMFAANVGVALLGRALPQLNLMTLQLPALVGVAFLLLGLGAGELSHWIAGALSQWPVRVGATMGIGG
- the flhB gene encoding flagellar biosynthesis protein FlhB, which produces MAEADGAERTEPATQKRRDQARKRGEVAQSRDLSGAILLGAGFLLIGSGAGEGLLAAVGTLASASWSGAWIRPGSLLDYHAVLLEATRSIGLAALPLAGGLLLVGVLAPLVQTGPMLAPEALEMRWSKLDPLSGMRRLVSGDRLFDLAKSLVKLAVIGAIVWRTVEPSVDEVLAMGAAPLPTVLAAHVDLGRRITAAALAALFALGLIDFAYTRWRHEEKLKMTRQEVRDEMRQSEGSPETRMRVRAAQRELSQARMLAAVADANVIVRNPTHFAVALKYDRGRMAAPVVVAKGRNKVALRIIAAGERHGVPIVENRPIARLLYQTVELGREIPESLYEVVAEILATVMRADRRYASLLRSPAGGAAR
- the flhA gene encoding flagellar biosynthesis protein FlhA, which produces MTRMRSEIALAAALLWILALMVVPLPAVVVDLMLAVSLTMGIVTLLLALYTERPLDFSVFPSLLLILTLMRLGLNVASTRLILLRGADGPDAAGHVIQAFGTFTVGGNLLVGAVIFAIFIVINFVVITKGAGRIAEVVARFTLDSMPGKQMAIDADLNQGVIDDVQAAKRRRDVQREADFYGAMDGASKFVRGDAIAGFVILIVNIVGGLAIGVGQEGMDFAGALETYATLTIGDGLVTQIPALVISTAAGIVVSRAAAGESLPEQIQEQLFLQPRALGVASGILGVLALVPGLPTVPFAALAGGCLWLARSVGRRQEEAARAEDEARQAPKPPDEEGDIRRALELDDLELEVGYGLVPLVDPAKGGELLGRIRALRRKLVEELGFVVPLVHIRDNLRLEPGGYAIVLRGARIAHGLAPPGHSLAFGQDGSLPPFPGVDGVDPAFGLPARWIHDRDRERATQAGFAVVDASTAIATHLAEVVRTHAPELLTRAQVRELVDQLAVRMPKVVDELVPGVVSLTALHRTLRSLLADRISIRDLATILETLAEYVEKIHDPDLLTDLVRERLARTVTRAHLSDDNTLDVITLAPDLEERLRSGVKRTEGGSVLSVDPDTLQRLVKEFESVVARARGERGGALPVVLSSQAIRAPLRQLLARLDPRLVVIAHNELPPDVRVVGHGVVGVARAH
- a CDS encoding MinD/ParA family protein, encoding MSAAERFDARGAGVALPNGLAVLSGKGGVGKTNLVANLAVAAGALGGRVLVVDGDLGLANVDVLLGLTPHLDLERLEGRPLADAIVEGPRGIHVLPASSGSARLAALGPRDHARLVEALSALAPRYDLALVDCGPGIGATALGFATACARAWVVTNAEPTSLADAYATVKVLAQARPAPRTELLVNDAASDREARETHAQLERMALRFLGVELGFAGAVPRDARLAEAVARQRAVVELHPSAPSSRRLIDRAHALLVAARAPARAAAAPPPPPA